A single uncultured Fibrobacter sp. DNA region contains:
- a CDS encoding carbohydrate-binding protein — translation MDCRKVWKKACLKKAACLIAGLAAFGLADNPISAYHYLADPGAAADDTYFYVITDSDDPAAANARDYDIKALYAFRTKDMKNWTDFGIIYDARKVDGIGAIWASGIAVNPNDGRLYIVFPDGGGGGIGLIGADSIAGPWTNPVSGGKKLINNWGGGISDCDGIGWCFDPAIFFDDDGTGYFTFGGGSSDTRKAEDGNNNIFNIYKFNKDMKGFDVSSKTALKIGGPKAMEASYIHKYKNNYYLSYSTADLRIAYGMASNPMGPYEYKGIFMGNPNIGGQNINANNNNHHGIAEFKGHWYVAYHDRRIANGYDGLEKIPAEDGAANPNPAYHRSVSVDEFTYNSDGTMKELTFTKEGPKQIENFDPYDWYPALTSSKQKGIRSRSNFVPGKLTDYVLLPLSSKESWIRVSGVDFGTAATGFTVQAGSTAADNQIEIRTGSATGTLAGTCTLTNTGSKSTYAETSCKVEGLKGIVEQLFLVFKGKQDSTMAIKAWGFEGSGSTPPEPQKPFRGTAWSIPGKIEMEDFDIPGTGRGGDVDSYNETDSEDHGAESNDGKSYREGTGVDIYKKATGYVVGYNESGDWLEYTVNVKEEGDYTMFASVATDNSTAGFTLSVDGKSIADVAVSGTSWDEFTLVSANVKLDAGEHVLRFEVTGNWFDIDFINFAPGKDADPTAIHPGLKLASAVTADFDVFDLSGKKVASFKAHNLAEASKLWRDGAVKGSEKVRGLSLIRNRANGAVAKVRAIR, via the coding sequence ATGGATTGCAGAAAAGTTTGGAAAAAGGCTTGCCTCAAGAAGGCTGCCTGTTTGATTGCGGGGCTTGCCGCGTTTGGCCTGGCAGATAACCCGATTTCCGCGTATCATTACCTGGCGGACCCGGGTGCCGCTGCCGATGACACCTATTTTTACGTCATCACCGACTCGGATGACCCGGCTGCAGCGAATGCGCGTGACTACGATATCAAGGCGCTCTATGCCTTCCGTACCAAGGATATGAAGAACTGGACCGACTTCGGCATCATTTACGATGCCCGCAAGGTGGACGGTATTGGCGCTATCTGGGCGTCCGGTATTGCCGTGAACCCCAACGATGGTAGGCTCTACATTGTGTTCCCCGATGGCGGTGGCGGCGGCATTGGCCTTATCGGTGCCGACAGCATTGCCGGCCCCTGGACAAACCCGGTTTCGGGTGGCAAGAAGCTCATCAACAACTGGGGTGGCGGTATTTCGGACTGCGACGGTATCGGTTGGTGCTTTGACCCGGCAATTTTCTTCGATGACGACGGCACGGGCTACTTCACCTTCGGTGGTGGTAGCAGTGACACGCGCAAGGCTGAAGATGGTAATAACAACATCTTCAATATCTACAAGTTCAACAAAGATATGAAGGGTTTCGATGTAAGCTCCAAGACTGCCCTGAAGATTGGCGGCCCTAAGGCGATGGAAGCCTCTTATATTCACAAGTACAAGAATAACTACTACCTGAGCTACAGTACGGCAGACCTGCGTATTGCCTACGGTATGGCGTCAAACCCGATGGGACCCTATGAATACAAGGGTATCTTTATGGGTAACCCGAATATCGGCGGCCAGAACATCAATGCCAATAACAACAACCACCATGGCATTGCCGAATTCAAGGGCCACTGGTATGTGGCTTACCATGATCGCCGTATTGCAAACGGTTACGACGGCCTGGAAAAGATTCCTGCCGAAGACGGCGCGGCGAATCCGAATCCGGCTTACCACCGCAGTGTTTCTGTCGATGAATTTACCTACAATTCCGACGGCACCATGAAGGAGCTGACCTTCACGAAGGAAGGCCCGAAGCAGATTGAAAACTTTGATCCGTACGACTGGTATCCGGCTCTCACGAGCTCCAAGCAGAAGGGAATCCGTAGCCGCTCCAACTTTGTTCCGGGCAAGCTGACGGATTACGTGTTGCTTCCGCTTTCTTCCAAGGAATCCTGGATTCGCGTCTCTGGCGTGGACTTCGGTACGGCGGCGACGGGCTTTACGGTGCAGGCCGGAAGCACTGCCGCCGACAACCAGATTGAAATCCGCACGGGTTCTGCAACGGGTACGCTGGCCGGCACCTGTACTCTCACGAATACCGGCAGCAAGAGCACCTATGCCGAAACGTCTTGCAAGGTGGAAGGCCTGAAGGGCATTGTGGAACAGCTGTTCCTGGTGTTCAAGGGCAAGCAGGATTCTACCATGGCAATCAAGGCCTGGGGCTTCGAAGGAAGTGGCTCGACTCCTCCCGAACCGCAGAAGCCGTTCCGTGGCACCGCCTGGAGCATTCCTGGCAAGATCGAAATGGAAGACTTTGACATTCCGGGAACGGGTCGCGGTGGCGATGTCGATTCCTACAATGAAACCGATTCCGAAGACCATGGCGCCGAAAGCAACGACGGCAAGAGCTACCGCGAAGGTACCGGTGTTGACATTTACAAGAAGGCGACCGGCTATGTGGTGGGCTACAACGAGTCTGGAGACTGGCTCGAATATACCGTGAACGTGAAGGAAGAAGGCGACTATACGATGTTTGCCTCTGTCGCGACGGATAATTCGACTGCTGGCTTTACGCTCTCCGTTGACGGAAAGTCTATTGCCGATGTCGCCGTTTCTGGAACGAGCTGGGACGAATTCACCCTGGTGAGTGCGAACGTGAAACTTGATGCCGGTGAACATGTCCTTCGTTTCGAGGTGACGGGCAATTGGTTCGATATCGACTTTATCAACTTCGCTCCGGGGAAGGATGCCGACCCCACGGCGATTCATCCGGGACTTAAGCTCGCTTCTGCGGTCACTGCCGATTTCGACGTGTTCGACCTCAGCGGCAAGAAGGTGGCAAGCTTTAAGGCTCATAACCTTGCCGAAGCCTCTAAGCTGTGGCGCGACGGGGCCGTGAAGGGCTCTGAAAAGGTTCGTGGCTTGAGCCTGATACGTAACCGAGCTAACGGTGCGGTGGCGAAGGTTCGCGCAATCCGCTAA
- a CDS encoding carbohydrate-binding protein, with protein sequence MTIQKIAKSVGLAFGVAGLWSAASASTVDVDLNEEHQVIRGFGGMVHNQWQGGGGLSEADAKLAFGTGDGQIGLNTLRIPVYASSNDFNKEVQAAKYAKAVAGDDFILYATPWTSPYAGANQHMSSSNYQKYVDHLNSFTAYMKNQGVPLYAISISNEPDWCGEWACWSADEIYNFTKGYADQMRKNGTKVISTESFRYAKNLYDKVLNDANALKNWDILGAHFYASEASTGDDFFKYSLADQKNVERWMTEHYTESQGSGNDWRVVRNTGDQANQNKKDTVRAMDVAYDIHRGLAIGNFSQYTWWYIRRCYGLIMEKDFGNKLTIPNNEIGKVSKRGYVMSQFARFIRPGAVRVGATIKPEANVFASAYKSAGGDSVIVVLLNRDFKNSKSITVKVPGVSKLESFHMYTTSETKNAKDEGFVDVKNGAVTITMESGTTNKDCIVTLVGEIGDVVKTPREPFGGKAVDLPGKIEAENFDVPGSGRENKTYSDADSDNHSCTDEGKEAECTDYREGTGVDIYKKATGYIVGHNQADEWLEYTVNVKEAGEYTMTASVATGNSDPGFTLSVDGKVVAEIPVSGTSWDDFKDVTAKVELPAGEHILRLTVTTSWFDIDYLKFEKPCDDCNTGIASARLNMPTEAENFRIFDMNGGYLGMVRATGAQELRSNAARVVKRGGSYIAKSASGTTLRLQVTK encoded by the coding sequence ATGACAATCCAGAAGATTGCAAAGAGTGTGGGTCTCGCCTTTGGAGTGGCGGGGCTATGGAGTGCGGCTTCGGCTTCGACGGTCGATGTCGACCTGAACGAAGAACATCAGGTCATCAGGGGATTTGGTGGCATGGTGCATAACCAGTGGCAAGGCGGTGGCGGACTTTCCGAAGCTGATGCCAAGCTTGCTTTCGGTACGGGCGATGGCCAGATTGGCCTCAATACGCTGCGTATTCCGGTGTATGCAAGTTCTAACGATTTTAACAAGGAAGTTCAGGCCGCAAAGTATGCGAAGGCCGTTGCAGGCGATGATTTCATCTTGTATGCAACTCCGTGGACTTCTCCTTATGCAGGTGCCAACCAGCACATGTCTTCGTCTAACTACCAGAAGTACGTGGACCACCTGAACAGCTTTACTGCCTACATGAAGAACCAGGGTGTTCCTTTGTATGCAATTTCCATCAGTAACGAACCGGACTGGTGCGGTGAATGGGCTTGCTGGAGCGCTGACGAAATATACAACTTCACCAAGGGCTATGCCGATCAGATGCGCAAGAACGGCACCAAGGTGATTTCGACGGAATCCTTCCGCTATGCAAAGAATCTTTACGACAAAGTCTTGAACGATGCGAATGCTCTCAAGAACTGGGATATTCTCGGGGCTCACTTCTACGCTTCCGAAGCGAGTACAGGCGACGACTTCTTCAAGTACAGCCTTGCCGACCAGAAGAATGTGGAACGCTGGATGACGGAACACTACACCGAAAGCCAGGGCAGCGGTAATGACTGGCGAGTGGTCCGCAATACGGGTGACCAGGCGAACCAGAACAAGAAAGATACGGTGCGCGCCATGGACGTGGCCTACGACATTCATCGTGGTCTTGCCATTGGTAACTTTAGCCAGTACACTTGGTGGTATATTCGCCGCTGCTACGGCCTGATTATGGAAAAGGATTTTGGCAACAAGCTCACCATTCCGAATAACGAAATCGGCAAGGTCTCGAAGCGCGGTTATGTGATGAGTCAGTTCGCTCGCTTTATCCGTCCGGGTGCTGTCCGCGTGGGTGCAACCATAAAGCCCGAAGCGAACGTGTTCGCATCCGCTTATAAGAGCGCCGGTGGCGACTCCGTGATCGTGGTGCTTCTGAACCGTGACTTCAAGAACAGCAAGAGCATTACCGTGAAGGTACCGGGTGTGTCGAAACTCGAATCTTTCCACATGTATACCACTAGCGAAACGAAAAATGCGAAGGATGAAGGATTTGTCGACGTGAAGAACGGCGCCGTAACCATTACCATGGAATCGGGGACGACCAATAAGGACTGCATCGTGACGCTCGTGGGTGAAATCGGGGATGTCGTCAAGACTCCGCGTGAACCGTTCGGCGGCAAGGCCGTGGATCTTCCGGGTAAGATCGAGGCCGAAAACTTCGATGTTCCGGGTTCCGGCAGGGAAAACAAGACCTATAGCGACGCTGATTCGGACAACCATTCTTGCACCGACGAAGGCAAGGAAGCGGAATGCACCGATTACCGCGAAGGAACGGGTGTCGATATTTACAAGAAGGCGACGGGCTACATCGTGGGCCACAACCAGGCTGACGAATGGCTTGAATACACCGTGAACGTGAAGGAAGCCGGTGAATATACGATGACCGCTTCTGTTGCGACGGGCAATTCGGATCCGGGCTTTACGCTTTCTGTCGACGGAAAGGTCGTTGCCGAAATTCCTGTTTCGGGTACGAGCTGGGACGACTTCAAGGATGTAACGGCCAAGGTCGAGCTCCCGGCAGGGGAACACATTCTCCGCTTGACGGTGACGACTTCCTGGTTCGATATTGACTACCTCAAGTTTGAAAAGCCTTGCGATGACTGCAACACGGGTATTGCAAGTGCCCGGCTGAACATGCCGACCGAAGCCGAAAACTTCCGCATTTTCGATATGAACGGCGGATACCTCGGAATGGTCCGTGCCACGGGTGCTCAGGAACTCCGCTCGAATGCGGCAAGGGTCGTGAAGCGTGGTGGCTCCTACATTGCAAAGTCTGCCTCGGGGACGACGCTGCGTCTCCAGGTGACAAAGTAA
- a CDS encoding Fur family transcriptional regulator: protein MEYKTQTRQMIMDFMAENPDRIFKASFIAQSLPEVSLSTIYRNLSRLEKAGIVQIVGADDNNELQYRYTGPGRCEEKMHLVCKECGKFFHLEGPALKVLQLSVQRSGFELDQQQSVLLGRCSGCSRRNHG, encoded by the coding sequence GTGGAATACAAGACGCAAACACGACAGATGATCATGGACTTCATGGCCGAAAATCCCGACCGGATTTTCAAGGCGTCCTTCATCGCACAGAGTTTGCCCGAAGTTTCACTCAGCACTATATATAGGAACCTGTCTCGTCTGGAAAAGGCGGGAATCGTGCAGATTGTCGGGGCCGACGACAACAACGAGCTACAGTACCGCTATACGGGCCCCGGCCGCTGCGAAGAAAAGATGCACCTCGTGTGCAAGGAATGCGGCAAGTTTTTTCACCTGGAAGGCCCCGCGCTCAAGGTGTTGCAGCTTTCGGTACAGCGCAGCGGATTCGAGCTGGACCAGCAGCAGTCGGTGCTACTGGGACGCTGCTCCGGTTGTTCGCGGAGGAATCATGGTTAG
- a CDS encoding carbohydrate-binding protein: MRDGMCCMSSLKKAACFVAGLAAFGLADNPISTYHYLADPGAAADDDYFYIITDSDDPAPYNSDGYKIYALYAFRSKDMQNWTDYGIIYDARKVNGINDIWASGIAVHNGTFYIVFPDGGGGGIGYIKAPAIEGPWTNAVGQGKDKLVGGRGIIGCDGVSWCFDPGIFIDDDGTTYVTWGGGESTSRPNTDNFDIVKLNDAKDAPVGNGSHVKVNNLPTRKMLEASYIHKHKGTYYFSYSTGWQQGAPTIDYGMSDNVMGPYTWKGTILGDPSMNGRSINGNNNHHGIAEFKGHTYVVYHDRRIAKGHNGLEIIPADDGKANPNEGYHRSVSVDEMFYNADGTIKTVTVTNEGPAQIENFDPYDWYPALTSSKQKGIRSRSNFVQGKKAEHVLLPLSSKEAWLRVSGVDFGTAATGFTVEAASVADGNKIEIRTGSATGTLAGTCTLTKTKDKSTYVENKCEVEGLSGIVKQLFLVFKGNQDSTMVVKAWGFEGSGTTPPEPQKPFGGKAWSIPGKIEVENFDEPGTGRGAGMDSYSDNDMDNHSCTDEGKEAECTDYRDGTGVDIYKKASGYVVGYNQAGDWLEYTVDIQEEGDYTLYSSIATSNSTAGFTLSIDGETVAEVPVASDSWEEFISIKTNLKLPKGEHILRFEVTGDWFDIDYLNFVAGKDAPEETTALGKVKFASTTTAHFDVFDLSGKKIASFTARNMTEAKSLWQKGAVQGSEKAHGICLIRNRTNGKIAKVRVTQ, encoded by the coding sequence ATGCGTGATGGGATGTGTTGCATGTCTAGCCTGAAAAAGGCTGCTTGCTTTGTGGCGGGTCTTGCGGCATTTGGTTTGGCCGATAACCCGATTTCTACTTATCATTATTTGGCGGACCCCGGTGCCGCCGCTGATGACGATTATTTTTACATCATTACGGACTCGGATGACCCGGCTCCGTACAATTCTGACGGTTACAAGATTTACGCCCTTTATGCATTCCGCAGTAAGGATATGCAGAACTGGACCGACTACGGCATTATCTACGATGCACGCAAGGTGAACGGCATTAACGACATCTGGGCTTCTGGTATTGCAGTCCACAACGGTACATTCTACATCGTGTTCCCGGATGGCGGTGGCGGCGGCATTGGCTACATCAAGGCCCCTGCAATTGAAGGCCCTTGGACAAACGCCGTGGGCCAGGGCAAGGATAAGCTTGTCGGCGGCCGTGGCATTATCGGCTGCGATGGTGTTTCGTGGTGCTTTGACCCGGGTATCTTTATCGACGACGACGGAACCACCTACGTGACATGGGGCGGCGGCGAAAGCACTAGCCGTCCGAATACAGACAACTTTGACATTGTCAAGTTGAACGACGCAAAGGATGCTCCGGTGGGCAACGGTTCTCACGTGAAGGTGAACAACTTGCCGACCCGTAAGATGCTCGAAGCTTCTTACATCCACAAGCACAAGGGTACTTACTACTTCTCTTACAGTACCGGCTGGCAGCAGGGCGCTCCGACGATTGACTACGGTATGTCTGACAATGTAATGGGTCCCTACACCTGGAAGGGTACCATTCTTGGCGACCCGAGCATGAACGGCCGTAGCATTAACGGCAACAACAACCATCATGGTATTGCCGAATTCAAGGGCCATACTTATGTGGTGTATCATGACCGCCGTATCGCGAAGGGCCACAACGGCTTGGAAATTATCCCGGCTGACGATGGCAAGGCCAACCCGAACGAAGGTTACCACCGTAGCGTTTCTGTTGATGAAATGTTCTACAACGCCGATGGTACTATCAAGACTGTTACGGTGACGAACGAAGGTCCTGCGCAGATCGAAAACTTCGACCCGTATGACTGGTATCCGGCTCTCACTAGCTCCAAGCAGAAGGGCATCCGCAGCCGTTCCAACTTTGTGCAGGGCAAGAAGGCCGAACACGTGTTGCTCCCGCTTTCTTCCAAGGAAGCTTGGCTCCGCGTGAGTGGCGTGGATTTCGGTACTGCAGCGACGGGCTTTACGGTTGAAGCCGCAAGTGTTGCCGACGGTAACAAGATTGAAATCCGTACGGGTTCTGCAACGGGTACCTTGGCTGGTACTTGTACGCTTACGAAAACCAAGGATAAATCTACCTATGTCGAAAACAAGTGCGAAGTCGAAGGCCTCTCGGGTATCGTAAAGCAGTTGTTCCTCGTGTTCAAGGGTAACCAGGACTCGACCATGGTCGTTAAGGCCTGGGGTTTCGAAGGGAGCGGCACGACTCCTCCTGAACCGCAGAAACCGTTCGGCGGCAAGGCCTGGAGTATCCCCGGCAAGATCGAAGTGGAAAACTTTGACGAACCGGGTACGGGACGTGGCGCCGGTATGGATTCCTACAGCGACAACGATATGGATAACCATTCCTGCACCGACGAAGGCAAGGAAGCCGAATGCACCGACTACCGCGACGGCACTGGCGTAGATATCTACAAGAAGGCTTCCGGCTATGTCGTGGGTTACAACCAGGCTGGCGATTGGCTTGAATATACGGTCGATATCCAGGAAGAAGGTGACTATACGCTTTACTCCTCTATCGCGACATCGAATTCGACGGCTGGCTTTACGCTCTCTATTGATGGCGAAACTGTGGCCGAAGTGCCTGTCGCAAGCGATAGTTGGGAAGAATTTATCAGCATCAAGACGAACTTGAAACTTCCTAAGGGCGAACATATCTTGCGCTTCGAAGTGACGGGTGACTGGTTCGATATCGACTACCTGAATTTTGTTGCCGGCAAGGACGCCCCGGAGGAAACGACTGCTCTTGGCAAGGTGAAGTTTGCTTCGACAACGACTGCTCATTTCGACGTGTTCGACCTCAGCGGCAAGAAGATTGCAAGCTTTACTGCCCGCAACATGACCGAAGCGAAGTCGCTCTGGCAGAAAGGTGCTGTGCAGGGTAGCGAAAAGGCCCATGGAATTTGCCTGATTCGCAACCGCACCAACGGCAAGATTGCGAAGGTTCGCGTCACCCAATAA
- a CDS encoding sialate O-acetylesterase gives MDFKKVSEFLTPALWLVGGLLMLVTLANAAPNPNFHIYIAYGQSNMAGNGEIDVALDQNQYSANFLMLASHTANASQRSGRTSQSIKTGEWYTAIPPMFHAFENLSPADWFGRYMVDSLPGVTVGVIPVAVGGVSIRAFLPDQYQSYFAGDGKSFAGWANDYGGNPMGRILELGKKAKEVGVIKGVIFHQGESDGTDDNWRNNVYKSYKTIIDELGLDENEVPFVAGEMLQSQGACCASKNSGIALLKSKFKKFGLASSQGLQGNGKDPYHFGRSGVVELGRRYCAEMLKLIDRTIDPDAPAVNLVDPSQSTVPDEPPEEYGPYDENPIAIPGMVQAENYNKGGAGKAYNDLNKGNEGGKFRKDDVDIYQPNMGLSVGYCQKGEWLKYTVNVAAEGEYEISANVAGENGTGGFVLYMDDEQIGSEITNLGNGFDTYDVVSGGKAILKAGEHELKLEITSDWIDIDYVEFKAAGTTGGIANVRLNMTEAESSFNVFDLQGKHVASFRASGMDAAVRMVKGGMKGMRQGVYLVRSAGSAGIKQKVVVYEK, from the coding sequence ATGGATTTCAAAAAGGTTTCGGAATTTCTGACTCCGGCCCTGTGGCTGGTAGGCGGACTTTTGATGCTCGTGACGCTTGCAAATGCGGCACCTAACCCCAATTTCCACATTTACATTGCATACGGCCAGTCCAACATGGCGGGTAACGGCGAGATTGATGTCGCTTTGGACCAGAATCAGTATTCTGCAAATTTTCTGATGTTGGCTTCCCATACGGCAAACGCTAGCCAGCGCAGTGGTCGCACCTCCCAGTCTATCAAGACTGGCGAATGGTATACGGCAATTCCTCCGATGTTCCATGCCTTCGAGAACCTTTCCCCGGCTGACTGGTTCGGTCGCTATATGGTGGATTCCCTGCCGGGCGTTACTGTGGGTGTTATTCCGGTGGCTGTCGGTGGTGTTAGCATTAGGGCGTTCCTTCCGGATCAGTACCAGTCTTATTTTGCTGGCGATGGCAAAAGCTTTGCGGGCTGGGCAAATGACTACGGTGGAAACCCGATGGGCCGCATTCTGGAACTCGGCAAAAAGGCCAAGGAAGTGGGCGTGATCAAGGGCGTTATTTTCCATCAGGGCGAAAGCGACGGCACCGACGACAACTGGCGCAACAACGTTTACAAGTCTTACAAGACCATTATCGATGAACTCGGCCTGGACGAAAACGAAGTCCCGTTTGTGGCGGGCGAAATGCTCCAGTCTCAGGGTGCTTGCTGCGCTAGTAAGAACTCGGGCATTGCCCTGCTCAAGAGTAAGTTTAAGAAATTCGGTTTGGCCTCTTCGCAGGGCCTGCAGGGTAATGGCAAGGATCCCTACCACTTTGGCCGCTCCGGTGTTGTTGAACTCGGCAGGCGTTACTGTGCTGAAATGCTCAAGTTGATTGACAGAACGATTGATCCTGATGCTCCGGCAGTAAACCTGGTAGACCCGAGCCAGTCCACGGTTCCCGACGAACCGCCTGAGGAATATGGCCCTTATGATGAAAACCCGATTGCGATTCCGGGCATGGTTCAGGCGGAAAACTACAACAAGGGCGGTGCAGGCAAGGCCTATAACGATTTGAACAAAGGTAACGAAGGTGGAAAGTTCCGCAAGGACGACGTGGACATTTACCAGCCGAACATGGGCCTTTCTGTGGGATATTGCCAGAAGGGCGAATGGCTCAAGTACACCGTGAATGTGGCCGCCGAGGGCGAATACGAAATTTCGGCCAACGTGGCGGGTGAAAACGGTACGGGCGGATTTGTTCTTTATATGGATGACGAACAGATTGGTTCTGAAATCACCAATCTGGGAAATGGCTTTGACACGTATGATGTTGTGAGTGGTGGCAAGGCTATCTTGAAAGCGGGTGAACACGAACTGAAACTCGAAATCACAAGCGACTGGATCGATATCGACTATGTGGAATTCAAGGCGGCGGGAACGACGGGCGGAATAGCGAATGTCCGCTTGAATATGACCGAGGCCGAAAGCAGCTTTAACGTGTTTGATTTGCAGGGAAAGCATGTGGCATCCTTCAGGGCATCCGGTATGGACGCTGCGGTGCGCATGGTCAAGGGCGGAATGAAGGGAATGCGTCAGGGAGTGTATCTGGTGCGCTCGGCGGGTTCTGCCGGCATAAAGCAGAAGGTGGTTGTCTATGAAAAGTAA
- a CDS encoding DUF4423 domain-containing protein, which yields MVTFSDISDYRDFLKEYYDRRKAEMPFYSYRMMGDKLGLDSSYLYRVLQKKQHLPAHALPAAKEILNLSGREAEYFDLLFSAAVTKDKGKREELMAKALDLRDVDRHSLQAAELKLLENWWIPAVRAYLELNGGVVNVKQISRDICPPITEEQAKEAIDTLLEVGLVKKMASGKLALTDAHLTVGGPEKKQAVRHFQKEVLSLASNALDNIPVDERNISTLTLSVDQSCFDDLGDMLREFRRLVQKRVDSAKNSDRVMQLSMAFYPIARKGGVRTVDSVEGDKRESK from the coding sequence ATGGTTACGTTTTCTGACATATCGGATTACCGCGACTTCTTGAAGGAGTACTACGACCGCAGGAAGGCTGAAATGCCTTTCTACTCGTACCGTATGATGGGTGACAAGCTGGGGTTGGATTCCAGCTACCTTTACCGCGTGCTGCAAAAGAAGCAGCACCTTCCGGCACATGCGCTCCCCGCCGCGAAAGAAATCCTGAATTTGTCCGGTCGCGAGGCCGAATACTTCGACTTGCTGTTCTCTGCTGCAGTAACCAAGGACAAGGGCAAGCGCGAAGAACTGATGGCGAAAGCCCTCGATCTGAGGGATGTGGACCGCCATAGCTTGCAGGCAGCGGAACTCAAGCTGCTCGAAAACTGGTGGATCCCCGCCGTGCGCGCCTACCTGGAACTGAACGGTGGCGTGGTGAACGTAAAGCAGATTTCTCGCGATATCTGTCCCCCGATTACCGAGGAACAGGCGAAAGAGGCTATCGATACCCTGCTCGAAGTGGGCCTGGTAAAGAAGATGGCTTCGGGTAAATTGGCATTGACGGATGCCCACCTGACGGTGGGTGGCCCCGAAAAGAAGCAGGCTGTGCGTCATTTCCAGAAAGAAGTGCTCAGTTTGGCGAGCAATGCGCTGGACAACATCCCCGTGGACGAAAGAAATATTTCTACACTTACGCTGTCCGTGGATCAGTCCTGCTTCGATGACTTGGGCGATATGCTTAGGGAATTTAGGCGACTGGTCCAAAAGAGGGTGGACAGCGCCAAGAATTCCGACCGGGTAATGCAGCTTTCGATGGCTTTTTATCCGATTGCGCGTAAGGGCGGTGTCCGTACCGTTGATTCTGTGGAGGGCGACAAAAGGGAGTCCAAATGA